The following are from one region of the Mycolicibacterium diernhoferi genome:
- a CDS encoding inositol-3-phosphate synthase → MSKPESTEVRVAIVGVGNCASSLVQGVQYYRDADENASVPGLMHVKFGPYHVRDVKFVAAFDVDAKKVGFDLSEAIGASENNTIKIADVPPTDIIVQRGPTLDGIGKYYSETIEVSDADPVDVVKALKDAKVDVLVSYLPVGSEEADKFYAQCAIDAKVAFVNALPVFIASDPVWAKKFEDAGVPIVGDDIKSQVGATITHRVMAKLFEDRGVTLDRTYQLNVGGNMDFKNMLERDRLESKKVSKTQAVTSNLTGSLADKVYDKNVHIGPSDYVAWLDDRKWAYVRLEGRAFGDVPLTLEYKLEVWDSPNSAGIIIDAVRAAKIAKDRGLGGPILPASAYLMKSPPEQLADDVARTQLEAFIQG, encoded by the coding sequence ATGTCCAAGCCTGAGTCCACCGAGGTCAGGGTCGCGATTGTCGGAGTCGGCAACTGCGCATCCTCCTTGGTCCAGGGTGTGCAGTACTACCGCGACGCGGACGAGAACGCCAGCGTCCCCGGCCTGATGCATGTGAAGTTCGGCCCGTACCACGTCCGCGACGTCAAGTTCGTCGCCGCGTTCGACGTGGACGCCAAGAAGGTCGGCTTCGACCTGTCCGAGGCGATCGGCGCCTCGGAGAACAACACCATCAAGATCGCCGACGTCCCGCCGACCGACATCATCGTCCAGCGCGGCCCGACCCTGGACGGCATCGGCAAGTACTACTCCGAGACCATCGAGGTCTCCGACGCCGACCCGGTGGACGTGGTCAAGGCCCTCAAGGACGCCAAGGTCGACGTGCTGGTGTCCTACCTGCCCGTCGGTTCCGAAGAGGCCGACAAGTTCTACGCCCAGTGCGCCATCGACGCCAAGGTCGCGTTCGTCAACGCGCTGCCGGTGTTCATCGCCTCGGATCCGGTGTGGGCCAAGAAGTTCGAGGATGCCGGTGTGCCGATCGTCGGCGACGACATCAAGAGCCAGGTCGGCGCCACCATCACCCACCGCGTGATGGCCAAGCTGTTCGAGGACCGCGGCGTCACGCTGGACCGCACCTACCAGCTCAACGTCGGCGGCAACATGGACTTCAAGAACATGCTGGAGCGCGACCGCCTGGAGTCCAAGAAGGTCTCCAAGACCCAGGCCGTCACCAGCAACCTGACCGGCTCGCTGGCCGACAAGGTCTACGACAAGAACGTGCACATCGGCCCGTCGGACTACGTGGCCTGGCTGGACGACCGCAAGTGGGCCTACGTCCGCCTGGAGGGCCGCGCCTTCGGTGACGTGCCGCTGACCCTGGAGTACAAGCTCGAGGTGTGGGACTCCCCCAACTCGGCAGGCATCATCATCGACGCCGTGCGCGCCGCCAAGATCGCCAAGGACCGCGGCCTGGGCGGCCCGATCCTGCCAGCCTCGGCATACCTGATGAAGAGCCCGCCGGAGCAGCTCGCCGACGACGTCGCGCGCACCCAGCTGGAAGCCTTCATCCAGGGCTGA
- a CDS encoding PadR family transcriptional regulator, whose translation MLELAILGLLLESPMHGYELRKRLTGLLGAFRAFSYGSLYPALRRMQADGLIVEDAAPDGTPKMRRARRVYQLSDAGKARFAELVADTGPQNYTDDGFGVHLAFFNRTPAEARMRILEGRRRQVEERREGLREAIARASTSLDRYTKQLHQLGLESSEREVKWLNELITAERVAQGNPEAQP comes from the coding sequence ATGCTGGAGCTCGCCATCCTCGGACTTCTGTTGGAGTCACCGATGCACGGCTACGAACTTCGTAAGCGGCTGACCGGCTTGCTGGGCGCTTTTCGCGCCTTCTCTTACGGCTCCCTCTACCCGGCGTTGCGCCGCATGCAAGCCGACGGCCTCATCGTCGAGGACGCCGCGCCGGACGGAACCCCGAAGATGCGCCGCGCCCGGCGCGTCTACCAACTCAGCGATGCGGGCAAGGCCCGATTCGCCGAACTGGTGGCCGACACCGGACCGCAGAACTACACCGACGACGGTTTCGGCGTGCACCTGGCGTTCTTCAACCGCACGCCGGCCGAGGCCAGGATGCGCATCCTGGAGGGCCGCCGCCGCCAGGTGGAGGAACGCCGCGAGGGCCTGCGGGAAGCGATCGCACGGGCCAGCACGTCACTGGACCGCTACACCAAGCAGCTTCATCAGCTGGGCCTGGAGTCCAGCGAGCGCGAAGTCAAATGGCTCAACGAACTGATCACGGCCGAACGCGTCGCGCAGGGCAACCCGGAAGCACAGCCGTGA
- a CDS encoding DUF1707 SHOCT-like domain-containing protein: MATRQTAGTRARDADRDDTCKVLDSALSEGQLSMEEHRQRVTAATSAATLGDLQALVSDLQTASAPVELPNLAPERKVLPLGPSTGWGLRIATAAVLVLLGIAIGWGLYGNTSSPLSFQTDPGAKADGIPATVLTPPRQLHSLGGLTGLFQQMKEKFGDTSGYDLTIFDDYASLERPDPTEPRRVLRYSYRGGWDDPSETSVGSDARLVDLAAFDVPTFVGLIRGAPETLGIDPAEVKQIHVSVEPNSDRTAPPESIEISVYVTPTFGNSGYIEFNGDASVKRISYPS; the protein is encoded by the coding sequence GTGGCGACACGGCAGACAGCGGGCACCCGGGCACGGGACGCCGACCGCGATGACACGTGCAAGGTCCTGGACAGCGCGCTCAGCGAGGGTCAGCTGTCCATGGAGGAACACCGCCAGCGAGTGACGGCGGCGACCAGCGCAGCGACCCTCGGGGACCTACAGGCGCTGGTGTCGGATCTGCAGACCGCCAGTGCGCCGGTCGAGCTGCCGAACCTGGCACCCGAGCGCAAGGTCCTACCGCTCGGCCCCAGCACCGGTTGGGGCCTGCGCATCGCCACGGCGGCGGTCCTGGTGCTGCTCGGGATCGCCATCGGCTGGGGTCTGTACGGCAACACCTCCTCGCCGCTGAGCTTCCAAACCGACCCGGGCGCCAAGGCGGACGGCATCCCGGCCACGGTGCTGACCCCGCCGCGGCAGCTGCATTCACTCGGCGGCCTCACCGGGCTGTTCCAGCAGATGAAGGAGAAATTCGGCGACACCTCGGGTTACGACCTGACGATCTTCGACGACTACGCATCCCTGGAACGCCCGGACCCGACCGAGCCCCGCCGGGTGTTGCGGTACAGCTACCGCGGTGGCTGGGACGACCCGTCGGAGACCAGCGTCGGCAGCGACGCCCGGCTCGTCGACCTGGCCGCCTTCGACGTGCCCACCTTCGTCGGCCTGATCCGCGGCGCACCGGAAACCCTCGGCATCGATCCGGCCGAGGTGAAGCAGATCCACGTCAGCGTGGAGCCGAACTCCGATCGCACCGCACCGCCGGAGAGCATCGAGATCAGCGTGTACGTCACGCCCACCTTCGGCAACAGCGGGTACATCGAGTTCAACGGCGACGCCTCGGTGAAGCGGATCAGCTACCCGAGCTGA
- a CDS encoding DUF5318 family protein, which translates to MRLQRQVVDYALRRRSLLAEVYSGRTGVSEVCDANPYLLRAAKYHGKTSSVMCPICRKEQLTLVSWVFGEHLGAVSGSARTAEELVLLATRYDEFAVHVVEVCRTCSWNHLVKSYVLGTPRPKGTQRAKGTRSARSDARTASE; encoded by the coding sequence GTGCGATTGCAGCGACAGGTGGTGGATTACGCCTTGCGGCGTCGGTCCCTGCTGGCCGAGGTGTACTCCGGGAGGACCGGGGTCTCCGAGGTGTGTGACGCGAACCCCTACTTGCTGCGCGCTGCGAAGTACCACGGGAAGACCAGTTCGGTCATGTGCCCGATCTGCCGTAAGGAACAGTTGACATTGGTGTCCTGGGTCTTCGGTGAGCATCTCGGTGCGGTGTCGGGTTCGGCACGCACAGCCGAGGAGCTGGTGCTGCTCGCAACCCGATACGACGAATTCGCCGTCCATGTGGTGGAGGTATGCCGCACTTGCAGTTGGAATCATCTGGTCAAGTCGTACGTGCTGGGCACGCCGCGTCCGAAGGGGACGCAGCGCGCGAAGGGCACTCGATCGGCGCGCTCCGACGCGCGTACGGCCAGTGAATAG
- a CDS encoding transglycosylase domain-containing protein produces MNSEGRQSRSADKAGNERSAGAAPSRRPGPGSAPDDRKTALIPPVRGDVAPHLRDPIDVVKAALDGGPPRKPPPPPGPPGRPGGPPPSGRPPVAKKFQWKWVRRALYAALVLFVALPMITFGMAYMIVDVPKPGDIRTAQVSTILASDGSELAKIIPPEGNRVDVKIDQIPVHVRDAVMAAEDRDFYDNPGFSFTGFARAFLNNLFGGGSGLQGGSTITQQYVKNALVGDERSGVGGLVRKAKELVISTKMSGEWSKDQVLESYLNIIYFGRGAYGISAASRAYFDKPVEQLDVAEGALLAALIQRPSTLDPAVDPEGAADRWNWVLDGMVEIGALSPADRAAQVFPPTVAPDFASTANQTTGPNGLIERQVTRELLELFDITEQTLNTEGLQITTTIDPQAQQAAEEAVAETLEGQDPDMRAAVVSIDPRTGGVKAYYGGADANGFDFAQAGLPTGSSFKVFALVAALQQGIGLGYNIDSSPLELNGIKISNVEGNSCGTCNIAEALKRSLNTSYYRLMLKLKNGPQDVADAAHQAGIAESIPGVEHTLSEDGEGGPPNNGIVLGQYQSRVLDMASAYATLANSGVYHRPHFVQKVVDSEGNVLFDAADGSDEGEQRIEADVADNVTAAMAPIAGYSNGHALAGGRPSAAKTGTNQLGDTGANRDAWMVGYTPSLSTAVWVGTTGGDKPLVNKWGGPVYGSGLPSDIWKATMDGALEGTDNETFPKPTEIGGYAGPPAAPAPRPSAPETEIPPPSETVIQPTLEIAPGITIPWGPPTTVPVGPPPGDPNAPQPAPGAPIPPQPAPGAPIPPPPAGAPPPGAPIPVP; encoded by the coding sequence GTGAATAGCGAAGGGCGCCAGAGCAGGTCAGCGGACAAAGCCGGAAACGAGCGGTCCGCTGGTGCTGCGCCGTCCCGGCGGCCGGGCCCGGGCTCAGCTCCCGACGATCGCAAGACCGCGCTGATCCCGCCCGTGCGCGGCGATGTGGCGCCGCATCTGCGCGATCCGATCGATGTGGTCAAGGCCGCACTCGACGGTGGGCCGCCGCGCAAGCCACCGCCACCGCCGGGTCCTCCGGGTCGACCGGGAGGCCCGCCGCCGAGTGGCCGGCCACCGGTGGCCAAGAAGTTCCAGTGGAAGTGGGTGCGCCGCGCGCTGTACGCCGCGCTGGTGCTGTTCGTCGCGCTGCCGATGATCACCTTCGGTATGGCGTACATGATCGTCGACGTCCCCAAGCCCGGCGACATTCGCACCGCGCAGGTGTCCACCATCCTGGCCAGCGACGGCAGCGAACTCGCGAAAATCATTCCGCCCGAGGGCAATCGGGTGGACGTGAAGATCGACCAGATCCCGGTGCACGTGCGCGACGCGGTGATGGCCGCCGAAGACCGGGATTTCTACGACAATCCGGGCTTCTCGTTCACCGGGTTCGCGCGGGCGTTCCTGAACAACCTGTTCGGCGGCGGCAGCGGATTGCAGGGCGGGTCGACCATCACCCAGCAGTACGTGAAGAACGCGCTCGTCGGCGACGAACGCTCCGGCGTCGGCGGATTGGTGCGAAAAGCCAAGGAACTCGTCATCTCCACCAAGATGTCGGGGGAGTGGTCCAAGGACCAGGTGCTGGAGTCCTACCTCAACATCATCTACTTCGGGCGCGGGGCCTACGGCATCTCGGCCGCCTCCCGGGCCTACTTCGACAAGCCCGTCGAGCAACTCGACGTCGCAGAGGGTGCCCTGCTCGCGGCGCTCATCCAACGGCCGTCCACCCTGGACCCGGCCGTGGACCCCGAGGGCGCGGCCGACCGGTGGAACTGGGTGCTCGACGGCATGGTCGAAATCGGTGCGCTCTCGCCGGCCGACCGGGCCGCCCAGGTGTTCCCGCCGACGGTGGCGCCGGACTTCGCCAGCACTGCGAACCAGACCACCGGCCCCAACGGGCTGATCGAACGTCAGGTCACCCGGGAACTGCTGGAACTGTTCGACATCACCGAGCAGACGCTGAACACCGAGGGTCTGCAGATCACCACCACGATCGACCCGCAGGCGCAGCAGGCCGCCGAAGAGGCGGTCGCCGAGACGCTGGAGGGCCAGGACCCCGATATGCGGGCGGCGGTGGTGTCGATCGATCCGCGCACCGGCGGGGTGAAGGCCTACTACGGCGGAGCCGACGCCAACGGCTTCGACTTCGCGCAGGCCGGGCTTCCGACCGGGTCCTCGTTCAAGGTGTTCGCGTTGGTGGCCGCCCTGCAGCAGGGCATCGGGCTGGGCTACAACATCGACAGCTCCCCGCTGGAACTCAACGGCATCAAGATCTCCAACGTCGAGGGAAACAGCTGCGGCACCTGCAACATCGCCGAGGCGCTGAAGCGGTCGCTGAACACCAGCTACTACCGGCTGATGCTCAAGCTCAAGAACGGTCCGCAGGACGTCGCCGACGCCGCGCACCAGGCCGGCATCGCCGAGAGCATCCCCGGTGTGGAACACACCCTGAGCGAGGACGGCGAGGGCGGACCGCCCAACAACGGCATCGTGCTCGGGCAGTACCAGAGCCGAGTCCTGGACATGGCGTCCGCGTACGCGACGCTGGCCAACTCGGGTGTCTATCACCGGCCGCACTTCGTGCAGAAGGTGGTGGACTCCGAGGGCAATGTGCTCTTCGACGCCGCCGACGGCAGCGATGAGGGCGAACAGCGCATCGAGGCCGATGTCGCCGACAACGTGACCGCCGCGATGGCGCCGATCGCCGGCTACTCCAACGGGCACGCGCTGGCCGGCGGGCGTCCGTCCGCGGCCAAGACCGGTACCAATCAGCTCGGTGACACCGGCGCCAACCGGGACGCCTGGATGGTGGGGTACACCCCGTCGCTGTCGACCGCGGTCTGGGTGGGCACCACCGGCGGTGACAAGCCGCTGGTCAACAAGTGGGGCGGCCCGGTGTACGGGTCGGGGCTGCCGTCGGACATCTGGAAGGCCACCATGGACGGTGCCCTCGAGGGCACCGACAACGAGACGTTCCCCAAGCCGACCGAGATCGGCGGCTACGCGGGTCCCCCGGCGGCCCCGGCACCGCGGCCTTCGGCACCGGAAACCGAGATCCCGCCGCCGTCGGAGACGGTCATCCAGCCGACCCTGGAGATCGCACCCGGCATCACGATCCCGTGGGGTCCACCGACGACCGTTCCGGTCGGCCCGCCGCCGGGTGACCCGAACGCCCCGCAGCCCGCACCGGGTGCGCCGATTCCGCCGCAGCCCGCACCGGGTGCGCCGATTCCGCCGCCGCCTGCGGGGGCGCCGCCGCCCGGTGCGCCGATCCCGGTGCCGTGA
- a CDS encoding glycosyltransferase family 87 protein — MPSRNDVLGAALAQTVGGPVGRHALIGRSRFWTPLRVMLLIGVVFLALGYSTKAACLQSTDTGTAAQRVANWENQRAYYSLCYSDTVPLYTAELLNQGKFPYKSSWMEKDGDGKPHVVWDGSEPVRYMEYPVLTGIYQYLSMSLAKTYSALTTVASVPLVAEVVMFFNISAFGLALAWLVTVWATALLAGRRIWDAALVAASPLVIFQIFTNFDALAVACATGALLAWSRRRTTLTGVLIGIGVALKLYPLLLLGPLLVLALRTGRMREFTRTAVAAVVAWLVVNLPILVLFPRGWSEFFRLNARRGDDMDSIYNVVKSFTGWQGFDPGLGFWEPPTVTNAVTAVLFALCCAGIGYLALTAAQRPRLAQLAFLVVAAFLLTNKVWSPQFSLWLVPLAVLALPHRRILLAWMTIDALVWVPRMLYLYGEQNRGLPEQWFTATVLLRDIAVVALVVLVIRQIRRPELDLVRHRGAVDDPAGGVFDRAPDNPPSWLPAWLRPRRHSLADAAAAAGRDDHRRPERGVGAVD, encoded by the coding sequence ATGCCCAGCCGCAACGATGTCCTCGGTGCCGCGCTCGCGCAGACCGTCGGTGGTCCGGTCGGTCGGCACGCGCTGATCGGCCGGTCCCGGTTCTGGACCCCGCTGCGGGTGATGCTGTTGATCGGCGTCGTCTTCCTGGCGCTGGGTTACTCCACCAAGGCGGCCTGCCTGCAGTCCACCGACACCGGCACCGCGGCGCAGCGCGTCGCCAACTGGGAGAACCAGCGCGCCTATTACTCGCTGTGCTACTCCGACACCGTGCCGCTCTATACCGCGGAACTGTTGAACCAGGGCAAGTTCCCGTACAAGTCGAGCTGGATGGAGAAGGACGGCGACGGCAAACCGCACGTGGTGTGGGACGGCAGCGAACCCGTCCGCTACATGGAGTATCCGGTGCTGACCGGCATCTACCAGTACCTGTCCATGTCGCTGGCCAAGACGTACTCGGCGTTGACGACGGTGGCCTCGGTGCCGCTGGTGGCCGAGGTGGTGATGTTCTTCAATATCTCGGCCTTCGGGTTGGCGTTGGCCTGGCTGGTGACGGTGTGGGCGACCGCGCTGCTGGCCGGCCGCCGGATCTGGGACGCCGCACTGGTGGCCGCGTCCCCGCTGGTGATCTTTCAGATCTTCACCAACTTCGACGCGCTGGCCGTCGCCTGCGCCACCGGTGCTCTGCTGGCCTGGTCGCGACGCAGAACGACGCTGACGGGTGTGCTGATCGGTATCGGGGTGGCGCTCAAGCTCTACCCGCTGCTGCTGCTCGGACCGCTGCTGGTGCTGGCGCTGCGCACCGGCCGGATGCGCGAGTTCACCCGCACGGCGGTGGCGGCGGTGGTGGCCTGGCTGGTGGTCAATCTGCCGATCCTGGTGCTGTTTCCGCGCGGCTGGTCGGAGTTCTTCCGGCTCAACGCCCGGCGCGGGGACGATATGGATTCCATCTACAACGTGGTGAAGTCGTTCACCGGATGGCAGGGCTTCGATCCCGGGCTGGGATTCTGGGAGCCGCCGACGGTCACCAACGCGGTGACGGCGGTGCTGTTCGCGCTGTGCTGTGCCGGCATCGGCTATCTGGCACTCACCGCCGCCCAGCGTCCGCGGCTGGCCCAGCTGGCGTTCCTGGTGGTGGCGGCGTTCCTGCTGACCAACAAGGTGTGGAGCCCGCAGTTCTCGTTGTGGCTGGTGCCGCTGGCCGTGCTGGCGCTGCCGCACCGCCGAATCCTGTTGGCGTGGATGACGATCGATGCTCTGGTCTGGGTGCCGCGGATGCTCTACCTGTACGGCGAACAGAACCGCGGCCTGCCCGAACAGTGGTTCACCGCAACCGTGCTGCTGCGCGATATCGCGGTGGTGGCGCTGGTCGTGCTGGTGATCCGGCAGATCCGGCGACCCGAGTTGGACCTGGTGCGCCATCGCGGCGCGGTGGACGACCCGGCCGGCGGCGTGTTCGACCGGGCGCCCGACAATCCGCCGTCCTGGCTGCCGGCGTGGCTGCGGCCGCGCCGGCACTCCCTCGCCGACGCCGCGGCCGCGGCGGGAAGGGACGACCACCGTCGCCCTGAGCGCGGAGTCGGCGCCGTCGACTAG
- a CDS encoding ABC transporter substrate-binding protein, translating to MSVVSLSARRALAAAATLSLLLGGCSAGPSADPVAESIAGYPVSVDNCGVAVTLDQPPTRAVGYFQQSAELMLALGLQDSVVATVYPDNPPLPRYAEAYRAIPELSAKDASFEQIVALAPDFVYGGYSSAFDESAGRSRKAFESAGITSYLNPEYCATAPIVMDDVYEEVQTVATLFGVPERADELITDMQASVSAAGDRTAGVTPLRAFVYDSGEDTAFTAGGQGIGNQIMELAGARNIFSDVPETFADVSWEQVVERAPDVIVIYDYFGTPSVEEKKAFLRSRPELADVPAIRDDRFAVLTLQDAVLGVRAPYAVESLGAQLHPDRFR from the coding sequence GTGTCAGTCGTATCCCTTTCCGCCCGAAGGGCATTGGCGGCAGCCGCGACGCTGAGCCTGCTGCTCGGCGGCTGCAGCGCCGGACCGAGCGCCGATCCCGTCGCCGAGTCGATCGCCGGTTACCCGGTGAGCGTGGACAACTGCGGGGTCGCGGTGACGCTGGACCAGCCGCCCACCCGCGCGGTCGGCTACTTCCAGCAGTCCGCCGAACTGATGCTCGCCCTCGGTCTGCAGGACTCGGTGGTGGCGACCGTCTACCCGGACAACCCACCGCTACCGCGCTACGCCGAGGCGTACCGGGCGATTCCGGAGTTGTCGGCCAAGGATGCGTCCTTCGAGCAGATCGTGGCGCTGGCACCGGATTTCGTGTACGGCGGATACAGCAGCGCCTTCGACGAGTCGGCCGGCCGGTCCCGCAAGGCGTTCGAGAGCGCCGGCATCACCAGCTACCTGAACCCCGAATACTGCGCCACCGCACCGATCGTGATGGACGACGTCTACGAGGAGGTGCAGACCGTGGCCACCCTCTTCGGGGTGCCCGAACGCGCCGACGAACTGATCACCGACATGCAGGCCAGCGTCAGCGCGGCCGGCGACCGGACGGCCGGGGTCACACCCTTGCGGGCCTTCGTCTACGACAGCGGTGAGGACACCGCCTTCACCGCCGGCGGGCAGGGCATCGGCAACCAGATCATGGAACTCGCCGGAGCGCGGAACATCTTCAGTGATGTCCCGGAAACCTTCGCCGACGTGTCCTGGGAGCAGGTCGTCGAGCGTGCGCCCGACGTGATCGTGATCTACGACTACTTCGGCACTCCGTCGGTGGAGGAGAAGAAGGCCTTCCTGCGCAGCCGGCCCGAACTCGCCGATGTGCCGGCCATCCGTGATGACCGGTTCGCCGTGCTGACCCTGCAGGATGCGGTGCTCGGAGTGCGGGCACCGTACGCAGTGGAATCGCTTGGTGCGCAGCTTCATCCCGATAGATTTCGGTGA
- a CDS encoding FecCD family ABC transporter permease, whose protein sequence is MTGEVRARTPLPYPVVLAALGVLLLGSMVAGLAIGSISIPPADVARTVAHQIAPNLVEASGLAHYQVVITQVRGPRVVLGAVVGAGLAVLGMTLQALVHNPLADPYLLGVSSGASVGAVAMIVTGVAMFGPAVPVAAFAGALLALGLVYTLSRSGGRITTTRLVLSGVAVAYVLSALTSLMLITSGTGDQARQILSWLLGGLGRASWDSLWLPLAAVAVGLVVLLAAGRTLNVLLAGDEAAITMGVDAHRFRAQTFVLVSLITGVLVAVSGPIGFVGLILPHAVRLVVGSDHRRALPAAALAGAAFLVLADIVARTLASPQEIPVGVLTALCGGPFFLWLIRRDARRGAAAQL, encoded by the coding sequence GTGACCGGTGAGGTGCGGGCGCGGACCCCGCTGCCGTACCCGGTGGTGCTGGCCGCCCTCGGGGTCCTGCTGCTGGGCTCGATGGTCGCCGGGCTGGCCATCGGTTCGATCTCCATCCCGCCCGCCGATGTGGCGCGCACCGTGGCGCACCAGATCGCGCCGAATCTGGTGGAGGCCAGTGGGCTCGCGCACTACCAGGTGGTGATCACCCAGGTGCGCGGTCCGCGGGTGGTGCTGGGCGCGGTGGTCGGTGCCGGGCTGGCCGTACTGGGCATGACGCTGCAAGCGCTGGTGCACAATCCGCTCGCCGACCCGTACCTGCTCGGGGTGTCCTCGGGTGCCTCGGTGGGCGCGGTCGCCATGATCGTCACCGGTGTCGCCATGTTCGGGCCGGCGGTGCCGGTCGCGGCGTTCGCCGGTGCGTTGCTCGCGCTGGGACTGGTCTACACGCTGTCGCGCAGCGGCGGCCGGATCACCACCACCCGGTTGGTGCTGTCCGGGGTGGCGGTGGCCTATGTGCTCTCGGCGTTGACCAGCCTGATGCTCATCACCTCCGGGACGGGAGACCAGGCCCGCCAGATCCTGAGCTGGTTGCTCGGCGGATTGGGCCGGGCGAGCTGGGACTCGCTGTGGCTGCCGTTGGCGGCGGTGGCGGTGGGTCTGGTGGTGCTGCTCGCGGCCGGTCGCACGCTGAACGTGCTGCTGGCCGGGGACGAGGCGGCCATCACGATGGGCGTGGACGCGCACCGGTTCCGGGCGCAGACCTTCGTGTTGGTGTCGTTGATCACCGGGGTCCTGGTCGCGGTGAGCGGGCCGATCGGGTTCGTCGGGCTGATCCTGCCGCATGCGGTGCGGCTGGTGGTGGGCAGCGACCACCGCCGCGCACTGCCGGCCGCGGCGCTGGCCGGGGCGGCGTTCCTGGTGCTCGCCGACATCGTCGCGCGCACGCTGGCCTCCCCGCAGGAGATCCCGGTCGGGGTGCTCACCGCGCTGTGCGGCGGCCCGTTCTTCCTGTGGTTGATCCGGCGTGACGCCCGCCGTGGGGCGGCGGCCCAGCTGTGA
- a CDS encoding ABC transporter ATP-binding protein: protein MSAARLDADGVSVEVAGRRILDEVTVRAAPGQVVGIVGPNGCGKSTLLRALVRTLTPVSGTIRLDGIDIATLPVRRTAQLMAAVLQDATGDFDLRARDVVAMGRAPFKRMFARDGAEDERLIDEALALVGAGHLADRPIALMSGGERQRVLIARALAQQPRLLVLDEPTNHLDIRHQFDVLALPGALGVTAVVALHDLNLAAHYCDLIHVLDRGRQVCSGEPAEVLTTDLIRSVYGVRAEVRPHPDTGRPQVTYDPDDFADQRPFL from the coding sequence GTGAGCGCGGCGCGGCTGGACGCCGACGGGGTGAGTGTGGAGGTGGCCGGGCGCAGGATCCTGGACGAGGTGACGGTGCGGGCCGCCCCGGGTCAGGTGGTCGGCATCGTCGGGCCCAACGGCTGCGGGAAATCCACCCTGTTGCGCGCGCTGGTGCGGACCCTGACCCCGGTGAGCGGGACGATCCGCCTTGACGGCATCGACATCGCGACCCTGCCGGTGCGCCGCACCGCGCAGCTGATGGCGGCCGTATTGCAGGACGCCACCGGCGATTTCGACCTGCGGGCCCGCGATGTCGTGGCGATGGGCCGGGCGCCGTTCAAACGGATGTTCGCCCGCGACGGCGCCGAGGACGAGCGCCTCATCGACGAGGCGCTGGCGTTGGTGGGTGCCGGGCATCTCGCGGACCGGCCGATCGCCCTGATGTCCGGCGGGGAGCGGCAGCGGGTGCTGATCGCCCGGGCGCTGGCCCAGCAACCCCGGCTGCTGGTGCTCGACGAGCCGACCAACCACCTCGACATTCGGCACCAGTTCGACGTGCTGGCCCTGCCGGGTGCCCTGGGCGTCACCGCCGTCGTCGCGCTGCACGATCTGAACCTCGCCGCGCACTACTGCGATCTGATTCACGTGCTGGACCGGGGCCGGCAGGTCTGCTCGGGGGAGCCCGCCGAGGTGCTGACCACCGACCTCATCCGCAGCGTGTACGGGGTGCGCGCCGAAGTCCGCCCGCATCCGGACACCGGACGGCCCCAGGTCACCTACGATCCGGACGATTTCGCAGATCAACGCCCGTTCCTGTAG
- the rpsF gene encoding 30S ribosomal protein S6, protein MRPYEVMVILDPTLDERTVAPSLETFLNVIRKDGGTVDKVDIWGRRRLAYEIAKHAEGIYAVVDVKAEPATVSELDRQLNLNESVLRTKVMRTDKH, encoded by the coding sequence ATGCGTCCATACGAAGTCATGGTCATCCTTGACCCCACACTCGACGAGCGCACCGTAGCTCCCTCGCTGGAGACGTTCCTCAACGTCATCCGCAAGGACGGTGGCACTGTCGACAAGGTTGATATCTGGGGCCGCCGCCGGCTGGCCTACGAGATTGCCAAGCACGCCGAGGGCATTTATGCCGTCGTCGACGTGAAGGCTGAGCCCGCGACGGTCTCCGAACTGGACCGTCAGCTCAACCTGAACGAGTCCGTGCTGCGCACCAAGGTGATGCGGACCGACAAGCACTAG
- a CDS encoding single-stranded DNA-binding protein, whose product MAGDTVITVIGNLTADPELRFTPSGAAVANFTVASTPRTFDRQTNEWKDGEALFLRCNIWREAAENVAESLTRGSRVIVSGRLKQRSFETREGEKRTVVELEVDEIGPSLRYATAKVNKASRGGGGGGFGGGGGGNSSGAPRGGGSEQPKDDPWGSAPAAGSYSGSDDEPPF is encoded by the coding sequence GTGGCTGGTGACACCGTCATCACTGTTATCGGAAACCTGACTGCCGACCCCGAACTGCGTTTCACGCCGTCGGGTGCGGCCGTCGCGAACTTCACCGTGGCTTCCACGCCGCGGACGTTCGACCGCCAGACCAATGAGTGGAAGGACGGCGAAGCGCTGTTCCTCCGCTGCAACATCTGGCGTGAGGCAGCCGAGAACGTGGCCGAGAGCCTCACCCGCGGTTCGCGGGTGATCGTGTCCGGTCGGCTCAAGCAGCGGTCCTTCGAAACCCGCGAGGGTGAGAAGCGCACCGTTGTCGAACTCGAGGTCGACGAGATCGGCCCCTCGCTGCGCTACGCCACGGCCAAGGTCAACAAGGCCAGCCGCGGTGGCGGCGGCGGTGGGTTCGGCGGCGGTGGCGGTGGAAACAGCAGTGGTGCCCCGCGCGGCGGCGGTTCCGAGCAGCCCAAGGACGACCCGTGGGGCAGCGCCCCGGCGGCCGGTTCCTACAGCGGCAGCGACGACGAACCGCCCTTCTGA